One window from the genome of Tachypleus tridentatus isolate NWPU-2018 chromosome 11, ASM421037v1, whole genome shotgun sequence encodes:
- the LOC143231380 gene encoding synaptotagmin 1-like — MSPFFTQKKLEEHASFPKSVKKEPFSLTFTKKKDIVFLPSSNSQRKDKCGRLHFRLKYDFNRSDLVVHVIEAVDISAISENGFNDPYVKVALVPEVDTKTRQTEIQRNTTNPIFDEVFKFPVSFEDLSEKTLLLQVFDYDRFSRNDITGDVRVKMCDLDVTTEVEVWSEISKTDKISSDRPEILLSLSYLPSAGRLTVVVLKASNLMDPCSKEFPDSYVKVTFMNGERKKKKKTATKRATNNPVWNEALSFDVSEGLKHCRLVVNVINCHHGNIIPLGTCILGVNERGREVMHWQDVLRNPRKAIAMWHGLHV; from the exons atgtctccatttttcaccCAAAAGAAATTAGAAGAGCATGCTAGCTTTCCAAAATCAGTCAAGAAG GAGCCATTCAGCCTGAcctttacaaaaaagaaagatatcGTGTTTCTACCGTCTTCGAACAGCCAGAGAAAGGATAAGTGTGGTAGATTACATTTTCGACTGAAGTACGACTTTAATCGATCTGATCTCGTCGTGCACGTTATTGAAG ctgtagATATAAGTGCAATATCGGAAAACGGTTTTAATGATCCTTATGTCAAAGTCGCCTTGGTACCGGAAGTAGATACGAAAACGAGACAAACAGAGATTCAGCGTAACACTACTAACCCTATATTCGACGAAGTTTTCAAATTTCCGGTTTCATTTGAAGACCTCTCAGAGAAAACCTTGCTACTTCAAGTCTTCGATTATGACAGATTCTCTCGAAATGATATTACTGGAGACGTAAGAGTAAAAATGTGTGATCTCGATGTTACAACAGAAGTGGAGGTCTGGAGTGAAATATCCAAAACTGATAAG ATATCGAGTGATAGACCAGAAATTCTGCTGTCTCTCAGCTACTTACCCTCTGCCGGTCGATTAACAGTAGTTGTTCTAAAAGCCTCAAATTTAATGGACCCATGCTCAAAAGAGTTTCCAG ATTCGTATGTGAAGGTAACTTTTATGAatggagaaagaaaaaaaaagaagaagacgGCTACGAAGCGAGCAACAAACAACCCAGTATGGAACGAAGCTTTAAGTTTTGACGTATCGGAAGGACTGAAACACTGCCGTCTTGTGGTTAATGTAATTAACTGTCACCATGGCAACATAATTCCTCTCGGAACTTGCATTCTTGGTGTGAATGAACGTGGCAGAGAAGTAATGCACTGGCAAGATGTGCTTCGTAATCCTCGTAAGGCTATCGCCATGTGGCATGGATTACACGTCTGA